A window from Culex pipiens pallens isolate TS chromosome 3, TS_CPP_V2, whole genome shotgun sequence encodes these proteins:
- the LOC120423875 gene encoding exonuclease 3'-5' domain-containing protein 2, which translates to MGFTDRERTIAATVAVVGVGTAAVLVALCNKRKIIQRFRGPLYDQTIRVVTNAEECQQVVGTLRNHCRDYRILGFDCEWVTEKGKRHPVALLQLASHQGLCALIRLCQMKRIPPELGELLNDPGILKVGIGAIEDAQLLRSDYNLKVESALDLRHLAERCRVPGPYGMARLAEKSLGLQLDKHWRVRASDWEALELSERQLKYAANDAHVAVELFRLYADRVLRCGIFTTRKKWFDSLMTEIECFLDQRYKDPPKSQKGATSGGKNGKKKLLDSKNSVLELKRSMSTRAKPLYDNCIMTAPDGEVLCTCDRKKAEWYVIKELADIVSDQPTYTIRLRFEPKGRAVGEVGKYYQTPKENKCVVCGEKDSYIRKNVVPRDYRRHFPLVMKEHISHDVLLLCAPCHRRSTMNDENMRLKLASLCTAPFTANDNPKEIRVESMAELRKAARALVYCADRIPPERLASLRRKMQRLLGGGQGVQLTREVLEHYANIQTAIPNGDYFAHGEKVVEYFKEQPGGIGELERMWREHFLHSMKPKFMPDLWSVEHNVKRLEIRADEGRVNEEDLAMAGVSRPIRKPTQSATNSSSSSNSNGSTTLNSESTHSSAVTSSSSSSSAVLPLLSDNDSTARDVSSYRDEEATLEPQSKTDKTTFYSNREDSRTLYASAAATNKPSASETDQFRTVRPEDDPEELATANDFESLESSYDSDDSDSTLSQPSMTLLNSTDDWEAEVAANEPAGVNGTVALEGSSTSSRRWN; encoded by the exons ATGGGTTTTACGGATCGCGAGCGAACTATCGCCGCCACGGTGGCCGTCGTCGGAGTTGGCACAGCCGCCGTTTTGGTCGCGTTGTGCAACAAGCGCAAGATAATCCAGCGCTTCCGGGGTCCTCTGTACGACCAGACCATCCGGGTGGTGACGAACGCGGAGGAATGCCAGCAGGTTGTTGGGACGCTGCGGAACCATTGCCGGGACTATAGGATTCTGGGCTTTGACTGCGAGTGGGTTACGGAGAAGGGCAAGCGTCATCCGGTGGCGTTGCTGCAGTTGGCCTCCCACCAGGGCTTGTGCGCGTTGATCCGGCTGTGCCAGATGAAGCGGATTCCGCCGGAGTTGGGGGAGCTGCTGAACGATCCGGGGATATTGAAGGTCGGCATCGGGGCGATTGAGGATGCCCAGCTGTTGAGGTCGGACTATAACTTGAAGGTGGAGAGTGCGCTGGATTTGCGCCATCTGGCGGAACGGTGTCGCGTCCCGGGACCGTACGGGATGGCGCGGTTGGCGGAGAAGTCGCTGGGGTTGCAGCTGGATAAGCATTGGAGGGTGCGGGCTTCGGATTGGGAGGCGTTGGAGTTGTCCGAGCGGCAGCTCAAGTACGCGGCGAATGATGCTCACGTGGCGGTTGAGCTGTTCCGGCTGTACGCGGACCGGGTGCTGAGATG CGGCATCTTTACGACTAGAAAGAAATGGTTCGACTCTTTGATGACCGAGATTGAGTGCTTCCTGGACCAGCGGTACAAAGATCCTCCCAAGTCCCAGAAGGGAGCGACCAGCGGCGGCAAAAATGGCAAGAAAAAACTGCTGGATTCGAAGAA TTCCGTCCTCGAGCTCAAGCGCTCAATGTCGACGAGGGCCAAACCGCTGTACGACAACTGCATCATGACGGCCCCGGACGGGGAAGTCCTCTGCACCTGCGACCGCAAAAAGGCCGAATGGTACGTCATCAAGGAGCTGGCGGACATCGTGTCCGATCAGCCCACCTACACGATCCGGCTGCGCTTCGAGCCGAAGGGGCGCGCCGTCGGCGAAGTTGGCAAGTACTACCAAACGCCAAAGGAGAACAAGTGCGTCGTGTGCGGCGAGAAGGATTCCTACATCCGGAAGAACGTGGTGCCGCGCGACTACCGGAGACACTTTCCAC TGGTCATGAAGGAGCACATCTCGCACGACGTGCTGCTGCTGTGCGCGCCCTGCCACCGTCGGAGCACCATGAACGACGAAAACATGCGCCTCAAGCTGGCCTCGCTCTGCACGGCCCCGTTCACCGCCAACGACAACCCGAAGGAGATCCGCGTCGAATCGATGGCCGAACTGCGCAAGGCGGCCCGAGCCCTCGTTTACTGCGCCGACCGGATTCCGCCGGAACGGCTCGCGAGTCTTCGGCGCAAAATGCAGCGGCTGCTGGGAGGGGGGCAAGGGGTGCAGCTGACGCGGGAGGTGCTGGAACATTATGCTAACATTCAGACGGCTATTCCGAACGGGGATTACTTTGCGCACGGGGAGAAGGTCGTGGAGTACTTTAAGGAGCAGCCGGGTGGGATTGGGGAGCTGGAACGGATGTGGCGGGAGCACTTTTTGCACAGCATGAAGCCGAAATTCATGCCGGATTTGTGGTCCGTCGAGCATAATGTTAAGAG ATTGGAAATTCGCGCCGACGAGGGTCGCGTCAACGAGGAAGACCTCGCGATGGCCGGAGTGAGTCGTCCCATCCGGAAGCCAACCCAGTCCGcaaccaacagcagcagcagcagcaacagcaacggAAGCACCACCCTAAATTCAGAGTCAACCCATTCTTCAGCGGTGACCTCGTCCTCGTCCTCATCTTCGGCGGTTCTCCCCCTGCTCAGTGACAACGACAGCACCGCCCGGGACGTTTCCTCCTACCGTGACGAGGAGGCCACACTCGAACCACAATCGAAAACCGACAAAACAACGTTCTACTCGAACCGCGAAGACTCGCGAACTCTGTACGCCTCGGCCGCCGCTACCAACAAACCGTCAGCCTCCGAAACGGACCAATTCCGCACCGTTCGCCCCGAGGACGACCCCGAAGAGCTGGCCACGGCCAACGATTTCGAGTCGCTCGAGTCGAGCTACGATTCGGACGACTCCGACTCGACGCTGTCGCAACCCTCGATGACGCTGCTCAACTCGACCGACGACTGGGAGGCGGAAGTGGCGGCGAACGAACCGGCCGGCGTCAACGGGACCGTTGCGCTGGAGGGGAGCTCGACGTCGTCGCGAAGGTGGAATTAG